A DNA window from Primulina tabacum isolate GXHZ01 chromosome 12, ASM2559414v2, whole genome shotgun sequence contains the following coding sequences:
- the LOC142520684 gene encoding U-box domain-containing protein 45-like, which yields MMFTEAMVNGGGGKDSDSVVLDRPLKLWSLIIDSVRCGGGRCGIQGNSRRKKAGDKKQPGSEKLSEILKQPEWWENEEVRRKEEELGRLKRVAKRLQVESMAEVVEAAMEVRRLTKDNPQARTTLALLGAIPPLVALLDGGQDPTSNSQITALYALLNLAIGNDANKSAIVKAGVVHKMLKLVRSPNGAPNPAISEAVVANFLGLSALDSNKPIIGSSGAIPFLVETLQNHDENVGSLANTDSLRALYNLSISPLNMYNLLETDLVPYLVNNLGDMDVSEIILSILSNIVAVSDGRKRISTVPDAFLILVDVLNWTDSPGCQEKATYILIVVAHKSYGDRQAMIDAGIVSSLLELTLLGTPLAQKRASRMLECFFRADKGKQVSSSGGGAVSAPLIGTSLSMESDRRDESPFGDEDKMMSQEKKAVKQLVQQSLHNNMEMMVKRANLPHDFVPSDHFKSLTLSSTSKSLPF from the coding sequence ATGATGTTTACGGAAGCAATGGTGAACGGTGGAGGCGGCAAGGACTCGGATTCGGTGGTGCTGGACCGCCCCCTGAAGCTCTGGTCTTTGATCATTGACAGCGTGCGCTGCGGCGGCGGAAGATGTGGTATTCAGGGGAATAGTCGGCGGAAGAAGGCGGGAGATAAGAAACAGCCTGGATCGGAGAAGTTGTCGGAGATTTTGAAGCAGCCGGAGTGGTGGGAGAACGAGGAGGTGAGGAGGAAGGAAGAGGAGCTCGGACGGTTGAAGAGAGTAGCCAAGAGATTGCAGGTGGAGTCAATGGCGGAGGTGGTGGAGGCGGCGATGGAGGTTAGACGGCTGACCAAGGACAACCCACAAGCTAGAACTACTCTGGCTCTTCTAGGAGCCATTCCGCCGCTTGTGGCGTTGCTTGACGGCGGTCAAGATCCCACTTCCAATTCTCAGATCACTGCTCTTTATGCTCTACTCAACCTCGCCATTGGCAATGATGCCAACAAATCCGCCATTGTGAAAGCCGGTGTTGTTCACAAAATGCTGAAGCTGGTTCGATCTCCTAACGGGGCTCCGAATCCGGCCATTTCGGAGGCAGTAGTAGCCAATTTTCTTGGATTAAGTGCTTTGGACTCTAACAAGCCAATCATTGGCTCTTCTGGAGCAATCCCATTTTTGGTAGAAACCCTTCAAAATCATGACGAAAATGTCGGTTCCCTTGCGAATACCGACTCGTTGCGAGCTTTGTATAATCTTTCAATCTCGCCTTTGAATATGTATAATCTGCTGGAAACTGATCTGGTGCCATATCTAGTGAACAATCTTGGAGACATGGATGTTAGTGAAATCATCCTCTCGATTCTCAGCAATATAGTGGCAGTATCCGATGGCCGGAAGCGAATCAGTACTGTGCCGGATGCGTTTCTGATTCTCGTTGATGTCCTGAATTGGACAGATTCACCAGGGTGCCAGGAAAAGGCAACCTACATTCTTATAGTAGTGGCTCACAAGTCATATGGAGACAGACAGGCCATGATTGATGCCGGAATCGTTTCGTCCTTGCTCGAGTTAACTCTTTTAGGCACTCCGTTGGCTCAGAAGAGAGCTTCAAGGATGCTAGAATGCTTTTTCAGGGCGGATAAAGGGAAGCAAGTTTCCAGTAGTGGAGGTGGAGCAGTGTCGGCTCCGCTAATTGGGACGTCGTTGTCGATGGAATCTGATCGTCGAGATGAGTCGCCATTCGGAGACGAGGACAAGATGATGAGCCAAGAAAAGAAGGCGGTGAAGCAACTAGTGCAACAGAGTTTGCACAACAACATGGAGATGATGGTGAAGAGGGCTAATTTGCCTCATGATTTTGTACCCTCTGACCATTTCAAGTCCCTCACTTTGAGTTCCACATCAAAGAGCTTGCCATTTTGA